agtGTATTCTCTGGGTCTGAATCCCCTGAAGGACTCTTCTCTGGGTCTGATTCCCCTGAAGGACTCTTCTCTGGGTCGGATTCCCCTGAAGGACTCTTCCCGCTGTCAGAGggagagtctggtctctctcctgtcaaagACAAACAGAGTATCTAGTTACTTAGttgtctactgtgctgtactgtgtagcaaaacttgtgaaacatacaaGTCTATGATTTGTTAAgatttggtcttgtttgggggaGTTCATTCAAATCAAGACTCAGTTTCATCACCGCCCTTTCCTGAGACTGAAAGCCCAGATACTTGCACTTTGAACCGGGTGTGCGTTTTGTCTGGGGGCGCTAAAATGAACATtggagactagaggtcgaccgattaatcggaatggctgattaattagggccgatttcagattttcataacaattggaaatctgtatttttgggcgccgatttgccaatttgtttatttttttacacctttatttaatctttatttaactaggcaagtcagttaagaacacattcttattttcaatgatggcctaggaatgttgggttaactgccttgttcaggggcagaaagagaatttcaccttgtcagctggggggatccaatcttgcaaccttacagttaactagtcaaacgcaataacgacctgcctctctctcgttgcactccacaaggagactgactgcctgttatgcaaatgcagtaagccaaggtaagttgctagctagcattaaacttcttataaaaaacaatcaatcataatcactagttaattacacatggttgatgatattactagatattatctagcgtgtcctgtgttgcacataatctgactgagcatacatgcatacaagtatctaagtatctgactgagcggtggtaggcagaagcaggcgcgtaaacattcattcaaacagcactttcgtgcgttttgccagcagctcttcgttgtgcatcaagcattgcgctgtttatgacttcaaacctatcaactcccgagatgaggctggtgtgaccgaagtgaaatggctggctagttagcgcgcgctaatagcgtttcaaacttcactcgctctgagccttggggtggttgtttcccttgctctgcatgggtaacgctgcttcaatgTGGTGGCTGTGGTCGTtctgttgctggttcgagcccagggaggagcgaggagagagacggaagctatactgttacactggcaatattaaagtgcctataagaacatccaatagtcaaaggttaatgaaatacaaatggtatagagggaaataatcctataataactacaacctaaaacttcttacctgggaatattgaagactcatgttaaaaggaaccaccagctttcatatgtcctcatgttctgagcaaggaactgaaacgttagctttcttacatagcacatattgcacttttacgttcttctccaacactgtttttgcattatttaaaccaaattgaacatgtttcattatctacttgaggctaaattgattttattgatgtattatattaagataaaataagtgttaattcagtattgttgtaattgtcattattacacacacacacacacacacacacacacatatatatataattatatatatatttgtttaaatcggccgattaatcggtatcggcttttttggtcctccaataatcggtatcggtattgaaaaatcataatcggtcgacctctattcgaGACCATCAGCTACTATTATCGGAGACAGATTTAATTTCAACTGAGTTAGTTGCTACAATTCAGACCTAAATAGAAGAGGTTTCTGATACTTTCAAAGCAGATTGAACTAATCTGTGAAACGAGACTGTGCCTGTTATTGCCTCACTGAAAACAACAGTTCCACACCATGATGATTGCAGCACTTTACACCTGACTACCTCTCTGGAGGCTGACGTGAATCGCTGAGGATCTGATAAAGGTGCAGGAGAGCTGTGTGAGCTTAGAGGGGTTTTCTCGCAGCAATATCCTGAgaccgatattacattttttggCCAATactgatatccaatattttccttgccccaAAAAACGATTccgataaccgatatttaaaattttagctgccttttaagcattctagtacagttaaatagttaacacacacccGGATGCAGTGGTCTAAGCCACTGTATCTCAGtgccagaggcgtcactacagtccctggttcgaatccaggctgcatccaGGCTGTATGATTGTAGTTGTCTGTTATTGGTGTAGACTGGACaacaaaggagagggatcccacatGTGGATAGGAAGATACAAATtatcattattactggaaaataTTCATTTAAAATCCAGGAATGTAAAACTTTagctctctaggtcatgccagtaggttacagtaggttgtatctctctaggtcatgccagtaggttacagtaggttgtatctctctaggtcatgccagtaggttacagtaggttgtatctctctaggtcatgccagtaggttacagtaggttgtatctctctaggtcatgccagtaggttacagtaggttgtaactctctaggtcatgccagtaggtcatgccagtaggttacagtaggttgtattttttaaaacctttatgtaactaggcaagtcagttaagaacaaattcttattttcaatgacggcctaggaacagtgggttaactgcctgttcaggggcagaacgacagatttgtgccttgtcagctcggggatttgaacttgcaaccttccggttactaccTCAACGCTctaacctgccgccccaggtcatgccagtaggttacagtaggttttatctctctaggtcatgccagtaggctacagtaggttgtatctctctaggtcatgccagtaggctacagtaggttgtatccaagtggttttatctctctaggtcatgccagtcggctacagtagattgtatctctctaggtcatgccagtcggctacagtaggttgtaaatctctaggtcatgccagtaggctacagtaggttgtatccaagtggttttatctctctaggtcatgccagtcggctacagtagattgtatctctctaggtcatgccagtcggctacagtaggttgtaaatCTCTAGGTCaagccagtaggctacagtaggttgtatccaagtggttttatctctctaggtcatgccagtaggttgtatccaagtggttttatctctctagatCAAGCCAGTAGGCTagagtaggttgtatctctctaggtcatgccagtaggttacagtaggttgtatccaagtggaaACAATTATcaacccaatgtggaaagtgtcaAATTTGGTCAACAACCAAATGAATGGCATATTTGCTACGTGTGGTTTACTGGATCCAACAGAAGTTCCATAATGATTAAGTTGTTATGTGGACATGTGACATACCGACAACTTTGATAAAAACACTATAGGAGTTGTCTCCAGATCGCTATGCATATTCATGTTAGTAgcttagcatctctctctctccattgaatacaggtggttgacgtcaacaaccctcatAGATTATAAACAATAGATTACAATAAtaagatgtatccaccaatccaaagaaaggatagaCAACCCGCAGTGAAgctttgtggacaacgactcccCTTGTTAGGGCAGAGAGacatcttgtcagtatatccataatctttggtGGAGCCAAACCAACTCTCACATGGCACTATTGGGGGGCACGGTGTGTAGTAAATCATCACTACATTAAAATCACTACATGCCGTGCCCCCCATTCTGCGGTCAGCAGATAGACCCTTCTCAATTATATATGTTAAGTCACTTTTTGGAAACGGAACGGAGAAAACAAGGGGTAGCTTGTTCTCTACGTCGTCTGATTCTAGACATATCAGTCATCATCCCAGGGCTCTCTGTTGAAGAGGTATTGACGAGGGAACTACGAATATCCAAAGTTAAAAACAAATTTAAGGCGGaacttactggtgttaatcagatctcctttctccacctcttcttctttcaatgtgacagtcatctccccctcctctttcattctgaaaactgcatcctcctctttctcttcctttactgtaacatcctcctcctctttcactctgaacgcggcTTCCTCTTCTTTAACTGGAacgtctctctcttctttcactgtaacagcctcacactctacttgttgttttactgtgacatcctcctcttccttctcctctttcacgacaATCTTCAGCCCCaaagcttctttctccgtccagcagacctcctcttctttaacaggaGGGGAGTAGTTTAGGGAGCTCATGTTCGGGGATGTTAGCTATCTATCATTAGCGACTAGACTAGTGCTAACTTACCCAGCCAGCTACTATAGCTGACTAATACAAAGTAACGTAATATTAAATTAAATAGGTAAACAAGTAGATACGATATAAGTGTGTCTAAAACACAGTAGGTAATATACACCAAAAGCGTCTAAATAGCTTGAATCTTTCGGctatgttggctagcaagctaccgaggtggttgaCGAGCAGTTTCTGAAGAACCGTCCACTAGATTACACGTCACGCTCGAAGCGTCGCCTGAAAGACGCACATCCGCCGTCTGCTGACTGGAGGGGAAACGCACTTGAGGATCATATTTTATCTTCAGATAAagattattttaaaatggatttaattaaaTAATACTATTATATTGAGACATACAAAGACAAGAAAGTGTTGATTGATTAGTGCTAATAAAAAATGTTTACTACAGAACATTAAAGGCAGTTTCATTAAGTCCAACTAAATCTAAATAAGTAGCCAGCTACTGtcggtctatactgctcctacatggtgtaacaatacatcatgtagatgtatataatgaacagactaggtctatactgctcctacatggtgtaacaatacatcatgtagatgtatataatgaacagactaggtctatactgctcctacatttttatgtattattatgtgttatttttttctcctttatttaacctagtggccagttgagaacaagttctcatttacaactgtgacctggccaagataaagaaaagcagtgcgacaaaaacaacatggaataaacaaacgtacagtcaataacacaatagaagttacaagttacacatggaataaacaaacgtacagtaaataacacaatagaagatcgagattattttttttgtttaggAATATTGTGAAACACGATCATTCCACTATTACTGCAGATATTATGGACATTTTATTTAAAACATGTAATTAAATTATGATTGTAGCTCCTTTAATTCAGACCCAAAATGTATTTGCTATAATGTGTGCCATTGCCCGGCTATTAAAATGGACAGGCGACTATTTGAGACTCAGCCTTGAATTAAAATTTGATGGAATGTTAACTTTTGATTGTCTTCAATGAAAATGATAGACCTTTCAAACATGGAATGCAACGTTGTATGAAACATTATTGTCAAGTGACTTGATGTCTACGGTGCCAAAGACATTGATAGTTGGGAGTGTCAAGTGTGTTGATATAACGGTAATAATGTCAAAATCCCACTTTTAGCAACCATCgcaattggtaaaaaaaaaaaaggttatacCCGAgtagtgcagcagtctaaggtactgcattgaagggcttgaggcatcactacagacccaggtttgatcccgggctgtaccACAACctgctgtgatcgggagtcccatagggcagcacactaTAGGCCAAGCGttgcccgggttaggggagggtttggccggggggggggctttactactctagcgactccttgtggcgcctgcaggctgacctcggtcgaaaggtgaacagtgtttcctccgacatattggtgcatctggcttccgggttaagcgggcagctgttaagaagcgcggtttggcgggtcatgtttcagaggacgcatgactcgaccttcgaaTCCTGAGCcctttggggagttgcagcaatgagacaatattattatttttattttacctttatttatacaggtttttctcattgagataacatctcttttccaagagagacctggtccaatagcagcaggggaaacaaagtttcagacaaaacaacttacagacactaacacaacattaaacaaagctataaacacacacacagtacaacaataACATTTTACGTTAAAAACACGATagtcttgactaaaaacagctgtcctaaacacaattacactcttctatgatatatacatcgatcaagtgtttaagctccaccaacgaaactagatcatcaaattttaaaatgttcaggagagaattccaggaccacagAGCTGAGTAACTAAAACAATTTCTACCATGACCTGCTCAAATCTTTGGTACTGTTGGAAGCAAATGAGAAGGGGACcgtaatttatatttatttaccgaTCTGACaaaaaaagaacagagataaaatggcattttacccaatatggccttaaaaatcagtgtataccagtgtttaagcctacgcaaggtcaatgacgaccaACCAACAGCACTGTAGACATCACAatatcgaaattggggagaaaaaaatgggggtaaaattatttaaaaaatgccaAAATTGGTTGTTCCCCACCATTTGCAACAACGTCACTGAGCACCATCACTATCTTTCCTTCATGGATCTCCcgcatgtttacatatctggcattactcatctcatatgtatatactgtattctatcttagtctatgtattactcatctcatatgtacatactgtattctatcctattctactgtatcttagtctatgtattactcatctcatatgtacatactgtattctatcctattctactgtatcttattctatgtattactcatgtcatatgtatatactgtattctatcctattctactgtatctgtctatgccactgacatcgctcgtccatatatttatatattcttattcctttacttagatttgcgtgtattaggtatttgttgtgaaattgttagatattactgcactattggagctatgaacacaagcatttagttagatattactgttggagctaggaacacaagcatttagttagatattactgcactgttggagctataaacaagcatttagttagacattactgcactgttggagctagaaacacaagcatttagttagataatactgttggagttaggaacacaagcatttagttaaataatactgtactgttggagctaagaacacaagcatttagttagatattaggtgtaactgaggccatagatgctccatatccattactctgagtgttttatataatatgactaaatgtgtttctgtgttgcaagggcagtcaagaaatggaacGGCAAGGCCACAGAGCATGACATAATCAGAGCTGTGAGAGACCACCTCAAGCCCCTGGTAGAGCCGGGGGTGGTGTTTACCACTCCACCACGCCTTCAGCAGGCTTGAAAAGTGGGATTGATACTGATTTTCATACGAAGATGGACCAAGAGTCTGTTGATTGGTCAGTCATTGGGATAATTTGTTTTGcaatatgttcaaatcaaatcaagctttatttatacagcacatttcagacatggatgcaacacaatggcttcacaggaaaaaacaatgaaaataaacagaaatattgaGGATAAAAAAACTAACTGAAAGACTAATGAGCATTGCAAGAAAATGCCATTGATTAAAATATTAATATGATGCTTCATCCAACCCAAAACATACAGTAACTTGTTTTTTAGGAGGAGCTCTGGAAGACACGATTGAAAATTGACTGGTAACAACAACTgtgacctaaaagacacccaccatgagacccactaaatctgcccaagaagaggcaaacaaaagaaaaagccacaccaaacttaaagacaggaagcaaaccaaaaaggtggagcaactaaaggtgttgactctccacatctatcaagacaactggagcactgggacAGACACTCtctaaatagaacctggaccagctcaggtgaaacaccttcccactaacgagatggacaagccagtgTAGCGTGGTTCATTCTGCGTTGTGTACTTTTAATTAGGATGCTGCCACAACTGAAGGTCTGCTAGTTGAATTCTTTTTTTTTGCcctgcacacgaagagacaacacacattatgttaACCCTTGGCGCAGTCCTAGCTCTCAGGCACCTGCGCAAGCACATggacactcactcaaacactgtcCCAAGTACTCATAAGTTACAATAGATACCCTAGTTAGTGAGCTTTGTGAAACTTGTTAACATAAATCTTTATACTGTCCACATTGTAACAAACTTATGGTAGCATAACAGTACAATGTGTAACATTAGGACGGTTTTATATTAAACAATTTCGGAGCCAAGGACAACATACCTTGCGAGCCGAAGGTCAGACAAAAGAGAACAATAAGGGGGTATGAAAATACAGAAAACCCGCGATGggccaaaccaaaatatacaCAACTTTTACAATCATATGTATGTACAATATTGATATGAAAAAGTGTTTGTACACCAAAGAAAAACGTTAGCTATGCAGCTgtaattacattaaaaaaaatacactgaATTACTATTATCAAATTATTAACATCCCCCCTTGACCTGGCacacgaagagacaacacacattatgttaACCCTTGGCGCAGTCAAGGGCCTATTTGAATTGGTCCTTGTGTGCAGTTTGGTGCATAATCTAGGTGGAACAACATTACACTGCTacaccagcacaggtgtaacacatactgactaacgaggtgacaccaatcagtgctaACGTACTAgacgtgctaaagtccaacctcaaaacaaaaatggaaaaaccaaagcctgtaacacctTCCACCTTAAGacaaatatatcctatatttcTCCCCCAcaagcttctagaactctcgtcctcTTGGAAcaaaataaattgtgatccaTGGCAAAGCATTGGCTAAACCCTAAACTTGCTGACTGCCCACCCTTGAGACAATCAGCAACCAACACCTGCAATATCCGTAGTAACTTTCCACCTCACTgcggagcttctctctcttttcagggttcagtagataggcatgttgttggatcggggcccagtccccaatgtcACGCTCTAGTACATTTGGGTTGGCACATCTGAGAATGAATTTTGATATTCTAAAAGCAGGgcaacaatgtcaatataattgtaccaAAAAGCAGGGCAACATtgtcaatataattgtaccaAAAATGGTCAACTGGTTGCATTAAATAATTATGATTACTAAATGTTACAAATTGTAAATATGAAAATCAAAACCAAATGTTCACCCCTTTGTTAATATGCATTGACAATAATTTACTTAAtggtgaggcatggaataataaaaaaaaaatatgagtaGATGATTTGAGTCAtgcttcttcagtagtggaataaagacaaTTAGCACATGAATGTTGTAAATAAATACTGGAGTGATGTTAGATTGTTAATAAAATAGATAATAGACCAATTTATTATACTGCGTCCTTGTGATTGTACACAAACATCTGCAACAATTATCATATtacctgtattttttttttacttgtagaaaaaagctagctacattttgaagtgttgcattttgattcaagtgggtcaccaacgcagtaagtgtaacacagctcttttttttgttagtcactttttgttaaataatacttttcaattcagagcctggattttcccctgaggctaatatccatatcatgctgCTATCAATTGAACAGGGCAAACGATAAGGTagaacatcattaaaatactcctattacaatgttaaaacattctacattgtgacatcattaaaatactcctactacaatgttaaaacattctacattgtgacatcattaaaatactcctactacaatgttaaaacactctacattgtgacatcattaaaatactcctactgcaatgttaaaacattctacattgtgacattatttcaATGATATCATTaaacaactccttcatgtattttctgatgtttaatcagggatcttttatcagagtatctcttgtcacattgattacagctaagaggtttc
This genomic stretch from Oncorhynchus clarkii lewisi isolate Uvic-CL-2024 chromosome 13, UVic_Ocla_1.0, whole genome shotgun sequence harbors:
- the LOC139364508 gene encoding chemotaxis regulatory protein ChePep-like; this translates as MSSLNYSPPVKEEEVCWTEKEALGLKIVVKEEKEEEDVTVKQQVECEAVTVKEERDVPVKEEEAAFRVKEEEDVTVKEEKEEDAVFRMKEEGEMTVTLKEEEVEKGDLINTRERPDSPSDSGKSPSGESDPEKSPSGESDPEKSPSGDSDPENTLWREALPLLQTWNDFYLVRELENT